In the Bactrocera tryoni isolate S06 unplaced genomic scaffold, CSIRO_BtryS06_freeze2 scaffold_11, whole genome shotgun sequence genome, one interval contains:
- the LOC120779763 gene encoding uncharacterized protein LOC120779763, which yields MLAHAWEQLSPVVVEKCWHPLLKDDVFNEEGANCSEDDDIPLSVLRSNTIQQQSTEYAEINNLLESIVPEVTFNTADLVAWVSTDDPIEDLNIVDDVAVLGSEEDEEPNEKCNITASEAVSVFNKAIEWGGGCQAMP from the exons ATGTTGGCACATGCATGGGAACAATTAAGCCCTGTCGTCGTGGAAAAATGCTGGCATCCGCTTTTAAAAGATGATGTTTTTAATGAAGAAGGAGCAAACTGTAGCGAAGATGACGACATCCCCTTGAGTGTCTTACGTTCAAATACAATTCAGCAACAATCAACAGAGTATgcggaaataaataatttgctgGAGAGCATAGTTCCAGAA GTTACGTTTAATACAGCAGATTTGGTTGCTTGGGTTTCAACGGATGACCCTATTGAAGACTTGAATATAGTGGATGACGTTGCCGTTTTAGGTTCAGAAGAAGACGAAGAACCAAATGAAAAATGCAATATAACCGCTTCAGAAGCCGTTTCAGTCTTTAACAAGGCTATAGAGTGG ggAGGAGGCTGTCAAGCAATGccttaa